GCAGCTAACCAGATTTGCCCCAGTGCACCGCATCCCAGTACGGTAATCTTCATGCGTCCTCCCCGCGTACGGGTTGCGTTAGTTCAACCTTGCTCCCGACCCTGACAGGCGCCCGGCAGGTTTGTTAACCTTATTATAGCTTTCTACGCCGATGGTTTTTTTACCGGCCCTAAGTGGGTATTATGCATGTCACTTTAGAACCAGGAGAATACATCATGCCATCTTTCGATATCGTTTCTGAAATCGACATGCAGGAAGTCCGCAATGCGGTGGAAAATGCTAACCGCGAACTGTCGACCCGTTTCGATTTCCGTAACGTCACGGCCAGCTATGAGCTGAATGAAAAAAACGAATCGATCAAAGTGTTGAGCGAATCTGACTTCCAGGTCAAACAGCTGGTGGATATCATCCGCGAAAAGCTGTTAAAGCGTGGCATTGAAGGCGCGGCACTGGAAGTTCCGGAAGAGATTGAGCACAGCGGCAAAAGCTGGAGCGTGGAAGCCAAAATGAAAAAAGGCATTCCTGCGGACGTGGCGAAAAAGCTGATTAAGCTGATTAAAGACAGCAAGATCAAAGTCCAGACGCAGATTCAGGGCGAAGAAATACGTGTGACTGGCAAATCCCGTGACGATCTGCAGGGTGCAATGGCGCTGGTACGCGGTGGCGATCTGGGTCAGCCATTCCAGTTCAAAAACTTCCGCGACTGAGTGAACAGGGCGACGAATTTCGCCCTGTTTCCTGCCCTAAACCGTCTGTGGCGTTAAACCCGGCTCGGTCAGGCTGTAGATCTGCTGATTTAGCGGGTGGGCGAGCAGGCTGGCAATCGCCAGTACCACATCCGCCCGTCTGATAAGACCGTGGACTTCAGCGTTTTGCACCAGTTGCCCCTGACCTGTAGCCTCGCCGTTTAGCAGGCCGCCCGGCCTGATGATGCACCAGGCAAGGCTGCTGGTCTGCAGCCAGCTTTCCGCCAGAGATTTCTCTCTGACGGCCTGACCGAAAGCGCGTTTCGCTCTGTCGGAAAGGGCTGGCCAGGTGTCGCCACATCCCAGTGACGTCACCATCAGCATCTGGCGGATCCCCGCTTTCTCCGCACAATCGATAACGTTACGGTGCGCAGAATAATCCTGAGCGCCTCCCATTGTGGAGATGATTACCGCTTCTTTGCCTGCGGCTTTACAGGCCCGCATAACCAGCTCAACTTCACAGGCATCACCGACAAAAGTCTGCACCTGCTGAGCCGCCATCCTGTCAGCATCTTCCTGCTTTCGCATCACGGCCACTACGGGCTGCTGGTGTTGGATTGCATACTCAATAAGCTGCGCACCCGTGCCTTTCGCGCCGCCAAAAACCAGCCATGTTGCCATTATCGATCTCCTTTTAATGATTGAGAGGAAGAGAGTTGCAGCAGAATTTCTGACAGCGACTGCATCAGGTTATTCGCCCAGAAGCGTCCATTGTCGGTCAGATGCAGGCACAGCCCTGTGTCTGTCAGCAGGCCAGAGTGATACCACTGATCGACCAGTGGCTGGAGCAGCGAAGCCTGTGCGGTTAGTGCATGCAGATCCACGCGACCCGTTTCAATGCCGCCCTGTAACTTGTGTCGCCACTGATGCGGGCTTTGCGCAGGGGGTGTCATCATGGCGATGGGCTTATTACCGCTATCCAGCGTGAGGTAGTAACTCTCCAGCCGGCGATCCAGCATATAAGCCTGACCGTTGAGATTGCCGCCAGCACCGGATCCCAGCGCAAGGCAGTCTGCTCCCTGTTTGATCAGCAGATTGTACAGATTCCGCTCCCGCGTGGTTCTGGCCCAGTGGCTGTTACTGAGCTGACGCCAGCCATACCCGGCCAGAAGCGCGGCACCCTGAAGATAAAGCTCACGCCGCTGGCTCACATCCGGCACGCTCGCGCGATCGTTCGCAACGGCTTTTGCCAGTGGCGTGGTGGGAAGCAAATTCAGGGCATAAAGATCCACACCATCAAGACCGATATCCCTGACCCTCTCCAGATCCTTCTGCCAGTGACTGGCTGTCTGGTCGGGCAGGCCAAATATTAGATCGCAGACGACAGCAGCGCGATCGCGCCGGCACAAATTTTCAAGAAAAGTCACTGACTGCCGTCGGTCCGAGGTGCGCGCCATCTTTTTCCGGATACGCGTGTCAAAAGTCTGAATGCCGATTGAAAAACGGTTCGCCCCTGCATCCAGACAGGCATCAATCCGCGCATTATCGAAATTGAGGACTCGACCTTCAATGGTTATCTCACAATCCGGAGCCAGCGGCAGCCTTTCCCGCAGCAGGCTGATAACCCGGTACAGACCTTGCGCAGAAAGTGCCGTTGGCGTGCCTCCACCAAAATAAACAGCATGGATCGGCGCGGACTGATGCAATGTACTGTCGGCCTCCATTTCGATTTCGCGCAGTAAATAACCCACGTATTTTTCTGCTTCATCCGGCTGAAATTTATTCTGATAAAACCCGCAAAAGGTGCAATGTGTGGCGCAGAAAGGCACATGCACATACAGCAGCCTTTTACAGGGTGGCAGAGGCTTAAGCAGCAAGCTTTGCCAGGCGGACTGAATCTCACCGGCAGGTAAAGGTAGGGTATTACGCCAGGGCATAGCGGCGCGTCGCTCTGCAAAAGCGGGAAAGCCAGGCATCGCGAACCAGGGGGAAAAATCCATCTGCATAAACCTCTTCCATGGGGCAGGGCGAAGAAAGAGGGTTATTAAAAGATAATCATTATCATTTGGCAACGCTAAGTGAGGCGGGAATGATTCAAATCAAAAAAGGGAGGGCAAGGAGAAATTAATGCGTAACACATTCAGGATCTTACTTACCAGCAACTCAGAAATTAACGCGTAACACATTCAGGATCTTACTTACCAGCAACTCAGAAATTAATGCGGAGGGAACATGGGCCGATTATAAAGCGTCTCGCGCCATGGACGGCGCGAGCCGAGCTGTCATGGATGACGTTTTTTGCGTCTTTATGAGCGGCCCATGTTCCTGTAGCTTACGCTGGTTTTAGAATTCCAAACTCGGCACCATGTTCCCAAAACAGATATCGGTTCAGCACTTAGCAGCTGGCTACCAACGCCTCAAGCTCCACGCGGTTAGTCACTTTACTGTCAATCTTCACGTAGGCAGTTTTCTCTTCCGGCACAATAAAGACTGCGGCAACGCCAGGCTGAGCACGAATACGCTGCTCCAGCGACTTCTGCTCCAGCGCCGCATCATTCAACACAATGCGCAGACTGCTGACATAAGGCGGCTCCTTCATCGTACAGCTCACTATCAGCCAGACAGCGGCGACCAGCGTGCCAACAAGGAACACAGACTGCGCATCGAAATGACCGAATACCCAGCCCCCCATGCTGCCGCCAATGGCTACGCCAATAAACTGGCTGGTGGAATAAAGCCCCATCGCCGTGCCTTTATAGCCCGGAGGCGACTCTTTACTGACCAGCGAAGGCAGAATCGCTTCCATCAGATTAAAGCCGATAAAGAACAGCTGCACGCCAACGACCAGCGTCCAGAAATTGCTTCCCGCTCCCCACAGCACAATCTCAGCAATCAGCATCAGCGCCACACAGCAGACAAAAACCCGCTTCATGCGTCGTTTTACTTCGGCATAAATAATGAAAGGGATCACCCCGCAGAAGGCAATCAACATCGTCACCAGGTAGACTTTCCAGTGCTGCTCCGCAGGGAAACCAGCGCGCTCGAACTCGCCCGGCAACGCCACAAAGCTCGACATCAACAGCACATGCAGACAAAGAATACCGAAGTTCAGCTTAACCAGACGGCTGTTTGCCAGCACATCCTTAATCGACCCCTTCACCATGCCTGACTCGCGGTTCAGGATATGGTTTGGCGTGGAAGGCACCACCAGCAGCGTAATCACAATGCCGCAACTGGCCAGAATGGCAATCATCCAGAACAGGGCATGCAGGCCCAGCGCATGAGTAATAATCGGGCCAAGCACCATAGCAATGGCAAAGGTGACGCCAAAACTGATGCCGATAAAGGCCATGGCCTTGGTGCGGTTCTGTTCACGGGTCAAATCTGAAAGCAGCGCCATCACTGCGGCAGCGATAGCGCCGGATCCCTGCAGGGCACGCCCCAGAATCACCCCCCAGATGGAAGTGGTGCTTGCAGCAATGACACTCCCGAGAACAAATATCAGTAATCCACCTACGATCAACGGCTTGCGGCCAATACGGTCCGACAATAACCCGAAAGGGATCTGGAAAACGGCTTGCGTAAAACCGTAGATGCCAATGGCGAGTCCAATCAGTGCTTCACTTGCTCCCTGTAATGCCATGCCATATGTCGTCAGGACGGGTAACACCATAAACATTCCCAACATGCGCAGGGAGAATACCGTCCCCAAACCCCATGTCGCACGCAGCTCGACCGGAGTCATTTTATTATCGTTCATTACTACCTCAGTTTATCTGGTCGACGTATTTTAGGCGGCAGGGCAGGGCGGGTAAAATGATACTTCTTGCTAAGTGGTAACAAAAAGAAAGGGCGCGATAATCGCGCCCTTTTTGATGGGGTCTGTGCTACCTGACCATTGTCAGCAGGTCTTTAGAGGCCGGAGCCATAAAATCGACCGACATCATCACGCTCAGTGCCGTAATGGCGACGATGGAGAAGACAAACAGCTTACGAGCCCAGACGCGATCGTTCTGCGTCTTATAGCCCGACAGCGCCATGCCTAACCACCACACGCTAACCGCTGCGGCCACAACCAGATATTTGTAGCCCGCATACCCGCCCAGCGTCAGCATCAGGGTGGCAATCATAAACGCCAGGATATAAAGCGTAATATGATTTTTTGCCACGGAGATGCCTTTTACCACCGGCAGAACCGGGATATTCGCTGCCTGGTAATCTTTAAAGCGGAAGATGGCAATCGCATAGGAGTGCGGCATCTGCCACAGGCTAAAGATAGCCAGCAGGATCAACGCGCCAGCATCAAACTGGTTCGTCACAGCACAGTAGCCAATCACCGGCGGCGCTGCGCCAGAAAGACTACCAATCAACGTGCCATACACAGACTTGCGCTTCATGTACAGGCTGTAAACGCCGACATAAACCACAAAGCCCATCACCGCCAGCCACATGGCCAGCGGGTTAGCTCCGAAATACAGCAACGCGAATCCAGCAATACCCAGAACGGTTGCATAAACCAGAGAGACTGTCGGAGAAATGAGGCCTTTAACCAGCACTCGATTTCTGGTCCTCTCCATTTTTATGTCGATGTCACGGTCGATAAAGTTGTTATAAACACAACCCGATGCGACCACCAGCGAAACGCCGACTAAGGTGGAGAGAAACAGGGCATAGTCGATGCTGCCTTTAGAGGCCAGCAGGAATCCCCCGATTACAGAAATTAGATTTCCGAAAATAATTCCTGGTTTCGTTACTTGCAGGTATTGCTTAATCATCACGGGCAGCTCTTTAGTGGACCATCATGTTGTAATTGAGGTTCCACATAATCCATATAGAGCCCACTACAACTATCAGAATGATGACGGCAGAGAAGACAATTGCCACCAGATTCCAACGTTGATCGGTAGAGGTGCTGAGGTGCAGGAAGTAGTAAAGATGCACCAGCACCTGGATGACTGCAGCCACGATGACAACGGTCAGGATAGTTCCCTTAGACGCGCCGCCGCTCATGACCATCCAGAAAGGAATGGCAGTCAGAATGATCGACAGAATAAAGCCGATCATGTAAGTCTTCACGCTACCGTGCGAGGTACCATGATCGCTTAATGTCTTGCTCATTACATGGCCCCCAGCAGATAAACGATGGTGAATACACAAATCCAGACAACGTCCAGGAAGTGCCAGAACATGCTCAGACACATCACACGCGTATGGTTTGTAGAGGTCAGACCTTTAGTGGCGACCTGATACATCAGCACCAGCATCCAGATCAAACCGGAAGTTACGTGCAGACCGTGAGTTCCTACCAGCGTAAAGAAGGCTGAAAGGAAACCACTGCGCTGCGGACCGAAGCCTTCAGTGATCAGATGATGGAACTCATAGATTTCCATTGAGATGAAGCCTGCACCCAACAGGAACGTCAGCGCCAGCCAACCTAATACGGTTGATTTGGTGCCTTTTTCCATGCTGATGACGGCAAACCCGTAAGTGATTGAGCTGAACAGCAGCAGTGCTGTTTCACCCAGAACAAAGGGTAACTCAAAGATATCTTTACCTGCCGGGCCGCCAGCGGTGCTGTTGACCATTACTGCATAGGTCGCAAACAACGTTGCGAAGATAATGCAGTCGCTCATCAGGTAGATCCAGAAGCCAAAAAGTTTATTGGCTCCTGCATCGTGATGCCCATGCTCCGCATGGGCGTCGTGGTGCTTAGTCAGAGTTTCAGTCGACATTTTTCAGACCTGCTTTGCTAATTTCGTCAAAGTGCTGATTCTCGATTTTTTCGATCTCGGCAACGGGAACGTAGTAATCCACGTCTTCGTCAAAGCTCTTGATGATCCAGGTTAAGATCATACCGAGGAACGCCACACCTACCAGCCACCAGATGTGCCAGATAGCCGCGAAACCAAACACCAGGCTGAATGCACCGATCACCACACCAGCGCCGCTGTTCTTCGGCATGTGGATCTCTTCGTACTTAGCAGGCTGTTTGTAAGCTTCGCCTTTTTCTTTCATTTCCCAGAACGCATCGCGCTCGTGAATGACAGGCACTTCAGCAAAGTTATAGAACGGTGGTGGTGAAGAGGTTGCCCACTCCAGCGTACGGCCGCCCCACGGATCGCCGGTCACATCACGCAGCTGCTCACGGTCACGTACTGAAACCCAGAACTGAGTGATTTGGCACAGCACACCACAAGCGATCAGCGCAGCACCAAAGGCTGCAACAACCAGCAGTGGGTGGAACTGTGGATCGATGTCCTGGCTCAGACGACGGGTCATCCCCATGAAGCCCAGTGCATACAGCGGCATAAAGGCAACGAAGAAACCGATAATCCAGAACCAGAAGGCGCGGATACCCCATTTTTCATTCAGGCAGAAGCCGAACGCTTTAGGGAACCAGTAAGTCACACCAGCAAAGCAACCGAACACCACACCACCAATAATTACGTTATGGAAGTGAGCAATCAGGAACAGACTGTTGTGCAGCACGAAGTCAGCACCTGGTACCGCCAGCAGAACACCGGTCATACCACCTACAGAGAAGGTGACCAGGAAGCCAACGGTCCACAACATAGCAGAGTGCATCTGAATGCGGCCCTGATACATGGTGAACAACCAGTTGAAGATTTTAACCCCGGTCGGGATGGCGATAACCATCGTCATGATGCCGAAGAAGGCGTTAACGTTCGCACCGGCGCCCATGGTGAAGAAGTGGTGCAGCCACACTACGAAGGACAGGATGGTGATAACAATCGTTGCCCAAACCAGTGAGGTGTAACCAAACAGGCGCTTTTTAGAGAAGGTTGCCACCACTTCGGAGAAGACACCGAAGACCGGCAGAACCAGGATATACACTTCCGGATGTCCCCAAACCCAAATCAGGTTGACGTACATCATCATGTTGCCGCCCATTTCATTGGTGAAGAAATGGAAGCCCAGATAGCGATCCAGGGTCAGCAATGCCAGCGTCACGGTCAGAACCGGGAAGGAGACAATGATCAGCACGTTGGTACACAGGGAAGCCCAGGTAAATACAGGCATTTTGAACATGGTCATGCCAGGCGCACGCATTCTCAGGATAGTAACGAAGAAGTTAATACCTGTTAATGTCGTACCAATCCCTGACAGCTGCAGACTCCATATCCAGTAGTCGACACCGACCCCAGGACTGTATTCCGCACCGGAGAGCGGCGGATAAGCCAGCCAGCCAGTCTGAGCAAATTCGCCCACACCCAGTGACAGGTTAACCAGTACCACACCCACAGCCGTGAACCAGAAGCTCAGGTTGTTCAGGAACGGGAAGGCCACATCGCGTGCACCAATCTGTAAAGGAACAGCAATGTTCATCAGACCGATAACAAACGGCATCGCTACGAAGAAGATCATGATCACGCCGTGGGCGGTGAAGATCTGGTCGTAGTGATGAGGCGGTAAGAATCCTGCCTCGCCGGCCGAAGCCAGTACCTGCTGGCTACGCATCATCACCGCATCGGCAAAGCCGCGCAGTAACATGACGAAAGCCACGATGATATACATGATACCGAGTTTTTTGTGGTCAACAGACGTCAGCCATTCTGACCACAGGTATTGCCACTTACCGAAATAAGTGATTGCTCCGGCGACTGCCAGGCCACCAAGAATGATGGCGGCGACCGTAATCACGATAATAGGTTCGTGATACGGTACTGCATCAAGGGTTAATTTTCCCAACATCGTATTATTCCTCGGCTCCCGCTTTAGGGGTATCGCTCATGTCCATGCCTTCGTGTCCTGACATGTCCATTTTCCCGTGGTTCATCTTGAACTTGCCAATCACCTGCTTGAACAGTTCAGGATTTGCCGTAGAGAAGAACTCAACCGGATGGTTTTCGCTTGGCGCTGCCAGTTTCTCGAAGTCATCCATTGTCGTCAGCGTGTTTGAAGATTCTTTGGCTTTCGCTACCCACTGATCAAATGTTGCAGTGTCAGGTGTGGCGATAGCTTTGAACTTCATACCGGAGAAGCCGCGACCGCTGAAGTTGGAGGAGATCCCATCAAAGGTACCAGGTTCATTCGCAATCAGATGCAGTTTGGTCTGCATGCCCGCCATAGCGTAAATCTGGCTACCGAGGGTAGGAATGAAGAAGGAGTTCATAACGGAGTTAGAAGTGATCTTAAAGCTCACAGGCGTATTAGCCGGGAACGCGATCTGGTTAACTGTTGCAATACCCTGTTCCGGGTAAATGAACAGCCACTTCCAGTCCAGTGCAACCACATCAATCTCAACCGGCTTCACATCGGATGCCAGAGGCTTGCCTGGTTCCAGCGCGTGAGTAGATTTCCACGTCAGGACGCCAAGGAAGATAATAATCAAAATGGGAACAGTCCAGACTACGGCTTCCACTTTATTAGAGTGTGACCAGTTAGGGCTGTATTTTGCATTGGTATTGGATGCCCGATATTTCCAGGCGAACACCACGGCCATCAGGACTGCAGGAATTACGACGATCATCATCAAGCCGAAGGCTGTCAGGATTAGCGAACGTTGCTCCAGTGCAACCTGTCCTTTGGGATTCAATAACGCACTATCACAGCCACTTAACAATAAAGTGCCTGCTATTAATGACAAAATCCCCAAACTTTTATTGTATTTACTGAGTCTCATTTAACGACCTCAATGACAAGGGCTCTATTGTCGTTTAAGTGTGGCGGCATTTTACGGGAACGTTTCAGTACTGTAAACCAGCAACATCTTGTGTCAGCGCCGTGTTGACACCTTTTGCAAACACTGTCACAGATGTTGCTGACGGTGACAAATTATGAATGAGAGCAAGGGTTTGGCTCTAATATAACAAAAACCAATGATAACCTCGCATTTAAGGCGGGCTCTGCTATAAACAGCGAAATTGGTACTCAATATTTTAACATGTACGCATCATTTACATGATTTAATTTATACAATAATAGTCACGCACCGGTTTTTAATATTTCTTTTATTGGAAGTGTAAAGATGAAAACCTTTCAGGAAATAACGGATCGGACAGATATGTGACGAAGAAAGGGTTGTTAAAATTCGGCGATTTAACCGCCGCTGTTGCCGCATTAACGTGCAGCAACACCCCCGATTTTGTTAAATGTTTGTGTGAGAGTGAACCGGCAATACCTGTTCAAAGCTTAAGTCCGGGGTCGCTATTCTAACAAAACGTGGCGCTGTGCCAGGTAGTCCAACAGGCTGCCAGTGACTATCCCAATAAGTGCAAAAAACACGCCGGATTCTAACAGAATGCTAATGATTGCTCCCGCATCTGGCAGGTTCATTGCGCGCATTGCCAGCAGAAGCATCCCCACAACGACCAATCCCGCGCCCAGTTTTAACGCCCGAAGTGCCCAGCGGTAGCCAGACTGATAGCGGTTGCGGGGTAAAAATGACTGATGCTTTTGAGCATATTCCAGCGTCTGGCGGCATCCTGCCAGCAGGAACAGACCGGGCAGGGCGGCAAATACGGAGAAGGCGTAAAATGTCGGCCATCCCCAACTCTCCACAAACCATCCGGCAACCGGGCCTACA
This genomic window from Erwinia sp. E_sp_B01_1 contains:
- a CDS encoding YajQ family cyclic di-GMP-binding protein, with amino-acid sequence MPSFDIVSEIDMQEVRNAVENANRELSTRFDFRNVTASYELNEKNESIKVLSESDFQVKQLVDIIREKLLKRGIEGAALEVPEEIEHSGKSWSVEAKMKKGIPADVAKKLIKLIKDSKIKVQTQIQGEEIRVTGKSRDDLQGAMALVRGGDLGQPFQFKNFRD
- a CDS encoding NAD(P)H-binding protein, giving the protein MATWLVFGGAKGTGAQLIEYAIQHQQPVVAVMRKQEDADRMAAQQVQTFVGDACEVELVMRACKAAGKEAVIISTMGGAQDYSAHRNVIDCAEKAGIRQMLMVTSLGCGDTWPALSDRAKRAFGQAVREKSLAESWLQTSSLAWCIIRPGGLLNGEATGQGQLVQNAEVHGLIRRADVVLAIASLLAHPLNQQIYSLTEPGLTPQTV
- the hutW gene encoding heme anaerobic degradation radical SAM methyltransferase ChuW/HutW, whose protein sequence is MQMDFSPWFAMPGFPAFAERRAAMPWRNTLPLPAGEIQSAWQSLLLKPLPPCKRLLYVHVPFCATHCTFCGFYQNKFQPDEAEKYVGYLLREIEMEADSTLHQSAPIHAVYFGGGTPTALSAQGLYRVISLLRERLPLAPDCEITIEGRVLNFDNARIDACLDAGANRFSIGIQTFDTRIRKKMARTSDRRQSVTFLENLCRRDRAAVVCDLIFGLPDQTASHWQKDLERVRDIGLDGVDLYALNLLPTTPLAKAVANDRASVPDVSQRRELYLQGAALLAGYGWRQLSNSHWARTTRERNLYNLLIKQGADCLALGSGAGGNLNGQAYMLDRRLESYYLTLDSGNKPIAMMTPPAQSPHQWRHKLQGGIETGRVDLHALTAQASLLQPLVDQWYHSGLLTDTGLCLHLTDNGRFWANNLMQSLSEILLQLSSSQSLKGDR
- a CDS encoding MFS transporter; amino-acid sequence: MNDNKMTPVELRATWGLGTVFSLRMLGMFMVLPVLTTYGMALQGASEALIGLAIGIYGFTQAVFQIPFGLLSDRIGRKPLIVGGLLIFVLGSVIAASTTSIWGVILGRALQGSGAIAAAVMALLSDLTREQNRTKAMAFIGISFGVTFAIAMVLGPIITHALGLHALFWMIAILASCGIVITLLVVPSTPNHILNRESGMVKGSIKDVLANSRLVKLNFGILCLHVLLMSSFVALPGEFERAGFPAEQHWKVYLVTMLIAFCGVIPFIIYAEVKRRMKRVFVCCVALMLIAEIVLWGAGSNFWTLVVGVQLFFIGFNLMEAILPSLVSKESPPGYKGTAMGLYSTSQFIGVAIGGSMGGWVFGHFDAQSVFLVGTLVAAVWLIVSCTMKEPPYVSSLRIVLNDAALEQKSLEQRIRAQPGVAAVFIVPEEKTAYVKIDSKVTNRVELEALVASC
- the cyoE gene encoding heme o synthase, translating into MIKQYLQVTKPGIIFGNLISVIGGFLLASKGSIDYALFLSTLVGVSLVVASGCVYNNFIDRDIDIKMERTRNRVLVKGLISPTVSLVYATVLGIAGFALLYFGANPLAMWLAVMGFVVYVGVYSLYMKRKSVYGTLIGSLSGAAPPVIGYCAVTNQFDAGALILLAIFSLWQMPHSYAIAIFRFKDYQAANIPVLPVVKGISVAKNHITLYILAFMIATLMLTLGGYAGYKYLVVAAAVSVWWLGMALSGYKTQNDRVWARKLFVFSIVAITALSVMMSVDFMAPASKDLLTMVR
- a CDS encoding cytochrome o ubiquinol oxidase subunit IV, which produces MSKTLSDHGTSHGSVKTYMIGFILSIILTAIPFWMVMSGGASKGTILTVVIVAAVIQVLVHLYYFLHLSTSTDQRWNLVAIVFSAVIILIVVVGSIWIMWNLNYNMMVH
- a CDS encoding cytochrome o ubiquinol oxidase subunit III — translated: MSTETLTKHHDAHAEHGHHDAGANKLFGFWIYLMSDCIIFATLFATYAVMVNSTAGGPAGKDIFELPFVLGETALLLFSSITYGFAVISMEKGTKSTVLGWLALTFLLGAGFISMEIYEFHHLITEGFGPQRSGFLSAFFTLVGTHGLHVTSGLIWMLVLMYQVATKGLTSTNHTRVMCLSMFWHFLDVVWICVFTIVYLLGAM
- the cyoB gene encoding cytochrome o ubiquinol oxidase subunit I; the protein is MLGKLTLDAVPYHEPIIVITVAAIILGGLAVAGAITYFGKWQYLWSEWLTSVDHKKLGIMYIIVAFVMLLRGFADAVMMRSQQVLASAGEAGFLPPHHYDQIFTAHGVIMIFFVAMPFVIGLMNIAVPLQIGARDVAFPFLNNLSFWFTAVGVVLVNLSLGVGEFAQTGWLAYPPLSGAEYSPGVGVDYWIWSLQLSGIGTTLTGINFFVTILRMRAPGMTMFKMPVFTWASLCTNVLIIVSFPVLTVTLALLTLDRYLGFHFFTNEMGGNMMMYVNLIWVWGHPEVYILVLPVFGVFSEVVATFSKKRLFGYTSLVWATIVITILSFVVWLHHFFTMGAGANVNAFFGIMTMVIAIPTGVKIFNWLFTMYQGRIQMHSAMLWTVGFLVTFSVGGMTGVLLAVPGADFVLHNSLFLIAHFHNVIIGGVVFGCFAGVTYWFPKAFGFCLNEKWGIRAFWFWIIGFFVAFMPLYALGFMGMTRRLSQDIDPQFHPLLVVAAFGAALIACGVLCQITQFWVSVRDREQLRDVTGDPWGGRTLEWATSSPPPFYNFAEVPVIHERDAFWEMKEKGEAYKQPAKYEEIHMPKNSGAGVVIGAFSLVFGFAAIWHIWWLVGVAFLGMILTWIIKSFDEDVDYYVPVAEIEKIENQHFDEISKAGLKNVD
- the cyoA gene encoding cytochrome o ubiquinol oxidase subunit II encodes the protein MRLSKYNKSLGILSLIAGTLLLSGCDSALLNPKGQVALEQRSLILTAFGLMMIVVIPAVLMAVVFAWKYRASNTNAKYSPNWSHSNKVEAVVWTVPILIIIFLGVLTWKSTHALEPGKPLASDVKPVEIDVVALDWKWLFIYPEQGIATVNQIAFPANTPVSFKITSNSVMNSFFIPTLGSQIYAMAGMQTKLHLIANEPGTFDGISSNFSGRGFSGMKFKAIATPDTATFDQWVAKAKESSNTLTTMDDFEKLAAPSENHPVEFFSTANPELFKQVIGKFKMNHGKMDMSGHEGMDMSDTPKAGAEE